The proteins below are encoded in one region of Hordeum vulgare subsp. vulgare chromosome 3H, MorexV3_pseudomolecules_assembly, whole genome shotgun sequence:
- the LOC123439528 gene encoding homeobox-leucine zipper protein ROC4-like gives MDGGWPQYDNDVQNMLDMFITSEHDHLLQHQHGDEMHGLLGATTNMGNTDEGNALAADKGNNNDGETRSEQRMVKMHAKYHRLFGEQIEQLEAVFQECPYPNAKLRKNLSERLGMSAPQVKFWFQNKRNYSKSKKQLRDTKNLQGENQMLNNENQAIKWVVQNNTCLKCAGVMLQTQDTSEHQRLCTENMRLKEELRHATAYLKEGLRRNGMWPLFTRD, from the exons ATGGACGGGGGGTGGCCACAATACGACAATGATGTGCAAAATATGTTGGACATGTTCATCACAAGCGAACACGACCATCTACTCCAGCACCAACATGGTGATGAGATGCATGGCCTGCTTGGAGCCACTACCAACATGGGTAACACTGACGAGGGTAACGCTTTAGCTGCAGACAAAGGCAACAACAACGATGGAGAGACCCGTAGTGAGCAGAGAATGGTGAAAATGCATGCTAAGTATCACCGTCTCTTTGGGGAACAAATCGAGCAACTTGAAGC GGTGTTCCAGGAATGCCCTTATCCAAATGCGAAACTCCGGAAAAACCTTAGCGAGAGGCTTGGCATGAGTGCGCCGCAAGTCAAGTTCTGGTTCCAAAACAAACGTAACTACAGCAAG AGCAAGAAGCAGCTACGGGATACCAAGAATCTTCAGGGAGAGAACCAGATGCTAAATAATGAAAACCAGGCCATCAAATGGGTTGTGCAAAACAATACATGCCTCAAATGCGCAGGGGTGATGCTACAAACTCAGGATACCTCAGAGCACCAACGCCTGTGTACAGAGAATATGAGGCTCAAGGAAGAACTTCGACATGCCACCGCCTATCTTAAAGAGGGTCTCCGCCGAAATGGCATGTGGCCCCTATTTACCCGTGACTAA